The following proteins are encoded in a genomic region of Coffea eugenioides isolate CCC68of chromosome 6, Ceug_1.0, whole genome shotgun sequence:
- the LOC113774616 gene encoding nascent polypeptide-associated complex subunit alpha-like protein 1, translating to MTAQSQEELLAAHLEQQNIDPEEPVIEDDDEEDDEDDDDDKDEDDVEGQGDGSGRSKQSRSEKKSRKAVLKLGMKAIPGVSRVNVKKSKNILFVISKPDVFKSPTSDTYVIFGEAKIEDLSSQLQTQAAEQFKAPNISNVISKPEPSTVAQDDEDVDETGVEPKDIELVMTQAGVSRAKAVKALKAADGDIVTAIMELTN from the exons ATGACTGCCCAGTCCCAGGAAGAACTCTTGGCCGCCCACCTGGAGCAACAAAATATCGAT CCTGAGGAACCTGTGATCGAGGATGACGATGAAgaggatgatgaagatgatgatgatgacaaagatgaagatgaCGTTGAAG GACAAGGAGATGGTAGTGGAAGATCAAAACAGAGTAGAAGCGAGAAAAAGAGTCGGAAGGCTGTGCTAAAGCTGGGGATGAAGGCCATCCCAGGGGTCAGCCGGGTCAATGTTAAGAAGAGCAAGAAT ATTCTGTTTGTCATCTCAAAGCCAGATGTTTTCAAGAGCCCAACTTCAGATACATATGTTATATTTGGTGAAGCAAAGATTGAGGATTTGAGCTCGCAATTGCAAACTCAAGCTGCAGAGCAGTTCAAGGCTCCTAATATCAGCAATGTGATATCCAAGCCTGAGCCATCAACTGTAGCTCAGGATGATGAAGATGTAGACGAGACTGGTGTAGAACCCAAGGACATAGAATTGGTCATGACGCAGGCTGGTGTTTCAAGGGCCAAGGCTGTGAAGGCTCTCAAGGCTGCAGATGGAGATATTGTGACTGCCATTATGGAACTTACAAACTAG